One window of Magallana gigas chromosome 2, xbMagGiga1.1, whole genome shotgun sequence genomic DNA carries:
- the LOC136272653 gene encoding uncharacterized protein isoform X1, producing the protein MEKLTTDLCKNLEIRTIHTLLALKGVLMVAAIVLISSTEEISTVKPCHLKKVLEFLSVDNTSPCKYDDIKNDSTDIRNWGISLLVLSSIMFLLILNFTWILKNNIISIHFALVGIVVLWIFSIMYAGKMIDFYKEIVDSKETQKDSNYAQIKSAMINRLQDSYTSDNLTNGGAISNNWNKFFIEYDCCAVNQVQGTTNDFDSTPWCTTSGSCQTTASQIPKTCCNYVTEEDYGNAPIACHSSVNPGTFKSNCMAPIKKLSTINIEECEISLLLITLLTIGILEIAESCNELILIIMYVCCIRMKIHVCPK; encoded by the exons ATG GAAAAACTTACGACGGATTTATGCAAAAACTTAGAAATCAGAACAATTCATACCTTGCTTGCTTTGAAAGGAGTTCTTATG GTTGCAGCTATTGTGCTGATATCGTCTACTGAAGAGATTTCAACAGTCAAAccatgtcatttaaaaaaggtgCTTGAGTTTCTCAGTGTGGATAATACCTCACCCTGTAAATACGATGACATTAAGAATGATTCAACCGATATCCGCAATTGGGGAATATCACTATTAGTTCTGAGTTCAATAATGTTCCTGTTGATCCTCAATTTCACGTGGAtacttaaaaacaatataatcaGCATACACTTTGCA CTTGTAGGAATAGTTGTCCTTTGGATTTTTTCTATCATGTATGCAGGCAAAATGATAGACTTCTACAAAGAAATAGTTGACTCCAAAGAAACACAAAAGGATTCG AACTATGCCCAAATAAAATCAGCAATGATAAATCGACTTCAGGACAGTTATACTTCCGATAATCTTACAAATGGGGGTGCAATATCTAATAATTGGAACAAGTTCTTCATTGAG TATGACTGCTGTGCTGTAAACCAAGTCCAAGGAACCACCAACGACTTTGACAGCACTCCGTGGTGTACTACTTCCGGTTCATGTCAGACAACGGCCTCCCAGATCCCAAAGACCTGCTGTAATTATGTTACGGAAGAAGATTATGGAAATGCACCGATCGCCTGTCATTCCTCAGTCAATCCTGGAACCTTTAAATCT AATTGCATGGCCCCCATCAAGAAACTTAGCACTATAAACATTGAAGAGTGTGAAATAAGCCTACTACTGATCACATTACTGACAATTGGGATTTTGGAG ATTGCTGAATCATGCAATGAATTAATACTGATAATAATGTATGTTTGTTGTATTcgaatgaaaatacatgtatgccctaaataa
- the LOC136272653 gene encoding uncharacterized protein isoform X2 — protein sequence MVAAIVLISSTEEISTVKPCHLKKVLEFLSVDNTSPCKYDDIKNDSTDIRNWGISLLVLSSIMFLLILNFTWILKNNIISIHFALVGIVVLWIFSIMYAGKMIDFYKEIVDSKETQKDSNYAQIKSAMINRLQDSYTSDNLTNGGAISNNWNKFFIEYDCCAVNQVQGTTNDFDSTPWCTTSGSCQTTASQIPKTCCNYVTEEDYGNAPIACHSSVNPGTFKSNCMAPIKKLSTINIEECEISLLLITLLTIGILEIAESCNELILIIMYVCCIRMKIHVCPK from the exons ATG GTTGCAGCTATTGTGCTGATATCGTCTACTGAAGAGATTTCAACAGTCAAAccatgtcatttaaaaaaggtgCTTGAGTTTCTCAGTGTGGATAATACCTCACCCTGTAAATACGATGACATTAAGAATGATTCAACCGATATCCGCAATTGGGGAATATCACTATTAGTTCTGAGTTCAATAATGTTCCTGTTGATCCTCAATTTCACGTGGAtacttaaaaacaatataatcaGCATACACTTTGCA CTTGTAGGAATAGTTGTCCTTTGGATTTTTTCTATCATGTATGCAGGCAAAATGATAGACTTCTACAAAGAAATAGTTGACTCCAAAGAAACACAAAAGGATTCG AACTATGCCCAAATAAAATCAGCAATGATAAATCGACTTCAGGACAGTTATACTTCCGATAATCTTACAAATGGGGGTGCAATATCTAATAATTGGAACAAGTTCTTCATTGAG TATGACTGCTGTGCTGTAAACCAAGTCCAAGGAACCACCAACGACTTTGACAGCACTCCGTGGTGTACTACTTCCGGTTCATGTCAGACAACGGCCTCCCAGATCCCAAAGACCTGCTGTAATTATGTTACGGAAGAAGATTATGGAAATGCACCGATCGCCTGTCATTCCTCAGTCAATCCTGGAACCTTTAAATCT AATTGCATGGCCCCCATCAAGAAACTTAGCACTATAAACATTGAAGAGTGTGAAATAAGCCTACTACTGATCACATTACTGACAATTGGGATTTTGGAG ATTGCTGAATCATGCAATGAATTAATACTGATAATAATGTATGTTTGTTGTATTcgaatgaaaatacatgtatgccctaaataa
- the LOC136272653 gene encoding uncharacterized protein isoform X3, giving the protein MIDFYKEIVDSKETQKDSNYAQIKSAMINRLQDSYTSDNLTNGGAISNNWNKFFIEYDCCAVNQVQGTTNDFDSTPWCTTSGSCQTTASQIPKTCCNYVTEEDYGNAPIACHSSVNPGTFKSNCMAPIKKLSTINIEECEISLLLITLLTIGILEIAESCNELILIIMYVCCIRMKIHVCPK; this is encoded by the exons ATGATAGACTTCTACAAAGAAATAGTTGACTCCAAAGAAACACAAAAGGATTCG AACTATGCCCAAATAAAATCAGCAATGATAAATCGACTTCAGGACAGTTATACTTCCGATAATCTTACAAATGGGGGTGCAATATCTAATAATTGGAACAAGTTCTTCATTGAG TATGACTGCTGTGCTGTAAACCAAGTCCAAGGAACCACCAACGACTTTGACAGCACTCCGTGGTGTACTACTTCCGGTTCATGTCAGACAACGGCCTCCCAGATCCCAAAGACCTGCTGTAATTATGTTACGGAAGAAGATTATGGAAATGCACCGATCGCCTGTCATTCCTCAGTCAATCCTGGAACCTTTAAATCT AATTGCATGGCCCCCATCAAGAAACTTAGCACTATAAACATTGAAGAGTGTGAAATAAGCCTACTACTGATCACATTACTGACAATTGGGATTTTGGAG ATTGCTGAATCATGCAATGAATTAATACTGATAATAATGTATGTTTGTTGTATTcgaatgaaaatacatgtatgccctaaataa